A single genomic interval of Pyruvatibacter sp. HU-CL02332 harbors:
- the ruvA gene encoding Holliday junction branch migration protein RuvA, with protein sequence MIGKLKGIVDETGLDWALIDVNGVCYLTSCSATTLRQIGGPGDATVLHIETYVREDQLRLFGFSTEAEREWFRLLLSVQRVGAKAALAILSVLDPQSLARAIAFKDAKAIATAQGVGPKVGERIISELKDKVPASLAMAGKEPVPGKEVGEVPAHSAEADAISALVNLGYAQAQAAQAVSRAVAKAGDDVPGAEQLIRVGLKELAS encoded by the coding sequence ATGATCGGCAAACTCAAGGGCATTGTGGACGAGACGGGTCTCGACTGGGCGCTGATAGATGTGAATGGCGTTTGCTATCTCACGTCGTGTTCTGCGACCACGTTGCGCCAGATTGGCGGTCCGGGCGACGCAACCGTGCTGCATATCGAAACCTATGTGCGTGAAGACCAGCTTCGGCTTTTTGGTTTTTCAACAGAAGCCGAACGTGAATGGTTCCGGCTGCTCTTGAGCGTTCAACGGGTTGGTGCCAAGGCGGCGCTGGCCATCCTGTCCGTGTTGGACCCGCAGTCGCTGGCGCGGGCCATCGCGTTCAAGGATGCGAAGGCGATTGCGACAGCGCAGGGGGTTGGTCCCAAGGTGGGCGAGCGGATTATTTCTGAACTCAAGGACAAGGTGCCTGCGTCCCTGGCCATGGCCGGCAAGGAGCCTGTGCCGGGCAAGGAAGTGGGCGAGGTGCCGGCGCACAGTGCTGAAGCGGATGCCATCTCGGCGCTGGTCAATCTGGGCTATGCTCAGGCACAGGCCGCTCAGGCGGTGTCGCGTGCTGTTGCAAAGGCTGGTGATGATGTGCCCGGGGCGGAACAGCTGATCCGTGTTGGGCTCAAGGAACTGGCGTCATGA
- a CDS encoding TIGR00282 family metallophosphoesterase has translation MRLLFLGDVVGRSGRDAVVAALPGLRSDLDLDFVVVNGENAAGGFGITEKITTELLDAGADVISGGNHSWDQREALVFIEREERLLRPANFPAGTPGRGAGLFEARGGRRVLLVNVLGRVFMDPLDDPFAAVEKEISAAPMGDVADAVIVDMHAEATSEKMAMGHFCDGKASLVVGTHSHIPTADAQVLPGGTAYQTDAGMCGDYDSVIGMDKEEPVNRFTRKISGGRFTPADGEATVCGVFVETDDATGLAQRVEPIRVGGRLKQSMAS, from the coding sequence ATGCGGCTTTTGTTTTTGGGTGATGTGGTTGGCCGGTCCGGGCGGGATGCTGTCGTGGCAGCGCTGCCGGGATTGCGGTCTGATCTTGATCTCGATTTTGTGGTGGTGAATGGCGAAAACGCTGCGGGCGGATTTGGGATCACCGAAAAGATCACCACCGAGCTGCTTGATGCGGGTGCGGATGTCATCTCCGGCGGCAACCATTCATGGGATCAGCGAGAGGCGCTGGTGTTCATCGAGCGCGAAGAGCGTCTGCTGCGACCTGCCAACTTTCCAGCCGGCACGCCGGGGCGTGGTGCCGGGTTGTTTGAAGCGCGCGGTGGCCGCCGTGTGCTGCTGGTAAATGTGCTTGGCCGCGTTTTCATGGATCCGCTGGATGATCCTTTTGCGGCCGTTGAGAAAGAAATCAGCGCAGCGCCGATGGGTGATGTGGCGGATGCCGTCATCGTGGACATGCATGCGGAAGCCACGTCCGAAAAAATGGCCATGGGGCATTTTTGCGATGGCAAGGCGTCTTTGGTGGTTGGGACGCACAGTCATATTCCAACCGCCGACGCGCAGGTGCTGCCCGGCGGGACGGCCTATCAGACGGACGCCGGCATGTGCGGTGACTATGACAGTGTCATCGGTATGGACAAGGAAGAGCCGGTCAATCGGTTCACCCGCAAGATTTCCGGCGGGCGCTTCACGCCTGCTGATGGCGAGGCAACGGTCTGCGGTGTGTTTGTCGAAACCGATGATGCGACTGGTCTGGCGCAGCGGGTTGAGCCAATCCGCGTGGGTGGGCGGTTGAAACAGTCGATGGCTAGCTAG
- a CDS encoding YebC/PmpR family DNA-binding transcriptional regulator, producing the protein MAGHSQFKNIMHRKGAQDAKRSKIFAKLAREITVAAKLGMPDPAMNPRLRGAIQAARAENMPKDNIDRAIKKSQAGDEDNFENVRYEGFGPGGIGVIVEALTDNRNRSASEIRSAFSKNGGNLGETGSVSFMFDQVGRIEYPADVTDADAMFEAAIEAGADDVTSDEDGHEIITAADSLNEVATALEEKLGEPRKSALIWKPQNSIEVDGDAASTLLKLLDALDDNDDVQQTYANFELSDSVLESLTS; encoded by the coding sequence ATGGCTGGCCATTCACAATTCAAGAACATCATGCATCGCAAAGGCGCGCAGGACGCCAAGCGGTCCAAGATTTTTGCCAAGCTGGCCCGCGAAATCACCGTTGCTGCCAAGCTGGGTATGCCGGATCCGGCCATGAACCCGCGTCTGCGGGGGGCCATTCAGGCAGCCCGGGCTGAAAACATGCCCAAGGACAACATTGACCGCGCCATCAAGAAGAGCCAGGCGGGCGACGAAGATAACTTTGAAAACGTCCGCTATGAGGGCTTTGGCCCCGGCGGCATTGGCGTGATCGTTGAGGCGTTGACGGACAACCGCAATCGCTCGGCCAGTGAAATCCGCTCTGCCTTTTCCAAAAATGGCGGCAATCTGGGTGAAACCGGGTCGGTCTCCTTCATGTTTGATCAGGTCGGGCGCATTGAATACCCGGCAGACGTGACCGACGCGGATGCGATGTTTGAAGCTGCAATTGAGGCAGGGGCTGATGATGTGACGTCTGACGAAGACGGGCACGAGATCATCACCGCCGCCGACAGCCTCAATGAGGTGGCCACAGCGCTGGAAGAAAAGCTCGGTGAGCCGCGCAAATCCGCCCTTATCTGGAAGCCTCAGAACTCCATCGAGGTTGATGGTGATGCAGCGTCGACGCTGCTCAAATTGCTGGATGCGCTGGACGACAATGATGATGTCCAGCAAACCTATGCGAACTTCGAACTATCCGATTCGGTTCTTGAGAGCCTGACGAGCTAA
- a CDS encoding 5-formyltetrahydrofolate cyclo-ligase: MTSTPFDGLSKPQLREAAGLVRHAAARRLGHDAGHDLARRVVGELPLRPQETIAGYWPVRGEADPLPAMLALAAQGHRLALPVVEGAEQPLSFRMWIPGDPLVEGAYGIPTPGLSAACVTPTLLLVPGLWFDRSGARLGYGGGFYDRTLADLRRGWQPRAVGVSYEATLGGHLDREPHDAVMDFIVTERRVLRAP; the protein is encoded by the coding sequence ATGACGTCCACACCATTTGACGGGCTTTCCAAGCCGCAGCTACGCGAAGCAGCGGGGCTGGTGCGGCATGCAGCTGCCCGGCGGCTGGGCCATGATGCTGGCCATGATCTGGCGCGGCGCGTTGTGGGGGAACTGCCGCTGCGTCCTCAAGAGACAATCGCGGGATATTGGCCGGTGCGTGGCGAAGCAGATCCGCTGCCGGCGATGCTGGCACTGGCAGCCCAGGGCCATCGGCTCGCCCTGCCGGTTGTTGAGGGTGCAGAGCAGCCGCTGTCGTTCAGGATGTGGATACCTGGCGACCCGCTGGTTGAGGGCGCGTATGGTATTCCCACGCCGGGGCTCAGTGCTGCTTGTGTGACGCCAACACTTTTGTTGGTTCCCGGTTTGTGGTTTGACCGCAGCGGCGCGCGGCTTGGATATGGCGGCGGGTTTTATGACCGGACGCTTGCGGACCTGCGACGTGGCTGGCAGCCACGGGCAGTTGGCGTAAGTTACGAAGCGACTTTGGGCGGTCATCTTGATCGCGAGCCGCATGATGCGGTGATGGATTTTATTGTGACCGAGCGGCGCGTTTTGCGCGCACCATAG
- the ruvC gene encoding crossover junction endodeoxyribonuclease RuvC, producing the protein MTLPSHTRRLLGLDPGLTATGWGIVDVTGSRLVHVANGTVKSKAKDALSDRLAMLHDGVASIIAAHQPDEAAIESVFVNKDGQATLKLGQARGVAILAAAQAGLDVAEYAPNHIKKSVVGAGHADKRQMMAMVTMLLPTCDPHSEHSVDALAVAITHAHGTAGSARLAAALEAKA; encoded by the coding sequence ATGACACTCCCATCCCATACGCGGCGATTGCTGGGGCTAGATCCGGGCCTTACAGCAACCGGCTGGGGCATTGTGGATGTGACCGGTTCGCGGCTGGTGCATGTGGCCAACGGGACTGTGAAATCAAAAGCCAAGGACGCCCTGTCTGATCGTCTTGCCATGTTGCATGACGGCGTGGCCTCGATAATCGCGGCGCATCAGCCTGATGAAGCTGCCATCGAAAGTGTGTTTGTGAACAAGGACGGTCAGGCGACCCTCAAGCTGGGGCAGGCCCGCGGGGTTGCCATTCTGGCAGCGGCACAGGCCGGATTGGACGTTGCGGAATACGCACCCAACCACATAAAGAAATCGGTCGTCGGGGCCGGACATGCGGACAAGCGCCAGATGATGGCCATGGTCACCATGCTGCTGCCCACATGTGATCCGCATTCGGAGCATTCCGTTGATGCGCTGGCCGTTGCCATCACCCATGCGCATGGCACGGCCGGGTCAGCGCGCCTTGCTGCGGCGCTGGAGGCAAAGGCATGA